The Ipomoea triloba cultivar NCNSP0323 chromosome 14, ASM357664v1 region ATGCTAAATTTTCGATATATGGGGATTAGACTTTGCAGGACCGTTTCCGgattccaaaggtttcaaatatatcctTATAGTAGTGGATTACGTATCAATGtgggttgaagcagaagcacttCGAAACAATGATGCCAGGAGCGTAACAAGATTTCTAAAGAAATTattcacaagatttggagtGCCACAGATTGTAATTAGCGATAGGGGAACACACTTCCGGAATGTGCCCATGCGGAGATTACTTCAAAAGCAAGGCATACAACATCCGGGAGGAGTCCCGTATCACCCTCAAACTACCGGGCAAGTTGAGAATGCAAATAGAGATATTAAGGTcatattggaaaagacagtgACTCGGCATAGAAAGGATTGGGCTGACAAGCTTAGCTACGCTTTATGGGCTTTTTGGACTGCATATAAGACGCCAATAGGGACTACTCCATAcagattggtatatggcaaagCATGTCACCTTCCGGTTGAGATCAAGCATAAGGCATATTAGGCCATTAAAAAGCTGAATGAAGATCTAACCATAGCTGGACAGGAGAGGatgtttcaactgaatgaattggaagaatggcgtTTGCTTGCCGATGagacatccagatcttacaagGAACGATCAAAGTTTTACCATGGCATGCACATCAAGAAGAACAAAGAATTCACTGAAAGAGATAAGGTGTTGCTATTCAATTCCAGATTGCGACTCTTTCCTGGAAAACTTAAATCGCGATGGACGGGGCCATATATTGTTACAAAGGTTTTTTCTTATGGAACTTTAGAGATCATGCATCCTGAGAAAGGAACTTTCAAAGTAAACGGCCgccaagtcaagaaatactatggGATGCAAAATGCGTAGGGAATAGTCCAGTGTTGCAGGCTAGTACCCTGGGATGTTGAGTAACAAGATCCTCATATCATtctcgtcgggctaaagacgttaaacgtagcgctgatcgggaggcaacccgttatttaccttgctttattattatctttaccttattttgtcaaataacccTCCGAGTTGTGATTCCCTATTCTGTAGGTTCTATATTTCCATGCAGATCTcgttgcaagaacatgagaatcatctattcaagcatttatgagcaatATGACgtgggatgcttactaggttCTTTACCTCTTATCCCTCGTCTATTTATTATGTGAACCTCATGTtatcattttaaagtgtggaaacatgcatgtttgttgtttctttgtttcattatattctaagacaacatcgaggacgatgtttggtctaaagtgtggaaagagcacGTTGTGcttaaaaatggaaatgaatctGTTTCATTTGTTCGAAAGATAATCAAGCCACAAgtatgtgttgttattcattctatctatggagaatgctaaatctgtgccaaaaagttttctctttgaataaccttgaAGGTACCCCTACTTCTTGCTTGGTATTCGCCtcttattttgtaaagaccttagttaaggatctctcgaagtgggagtgtgcaacccctaatttcagaaagataagttaagcaaagcccggaattgaataatcatagatagaacatggggcaaaaggagagccttcTAGTGAACATTGAGTGAAATATCCCTTTTCCCAAAGAAAAAGGCACGAGGGGTTGTTCGGAGAAAGAGTAGAAAAGGTTAAAAAgccaatccccgagataagatacgaggaaagcTATCTCtgtgacaccccgaaatttattcaccatttttgttacaaaatgatttttagccaaaaatgtttctaactattcttttttcagaaaatttcaactcggcgcagtccgaaagatttattcggtaaacatacttcccgaactccgttttacctgaaatttttattttagaaccccaacctatagtacttgatatccttaaaaagttatggtcatttggatatttgagtaaacacagaaaattccatttttgcccttggcagtgtgctgtccagaatttttctctctggactagtTCTGAAAAagaattcgaaaaccatacttatactactccgatcattatgaaattttatatgtggGTTCTTGATTTGCTTaactacatatttgaagaaaatggtatcaaaataccttaccaaatactcccaataatatttttaatccggatccagtgttctgccaatttctttctgccagcacatgtatttttcaatttgataccaattatttgactgatatcatctatgttttaattttattttgtctcttctagaacctaggcagccaccctattgtccctaaattattttctaccctaactttatctgatttatcccctaactggcaagggaagtcttattcttcaagatttaccatagcattgtgacaagtgtcattccttctagccacatgctaatattaaaataatttttggagatgatctaaatagaaacttgatctccaagtttcttctttcttcccttataagaaacaatgtaactttttctccaagcttcctcatcctaatcttataagggaaaatatataagcttgatcattttatttttccccattGTGATCGAAATAttggagaggaaagagagagagaaaacttcatcttcttccttgaattcaagagcttccatagccaatttcttcatcaagatcatcatctattcggtaaaattccattttttattcggttaaaagccttgtcttcttccctagaaccttactataggttaagatttcgtaaaattattattatgacgatatgttttgcctaggaatttttggtgaaagatTTGAGTAGAGGATCAAAATCCTTCTTGCAAAAAGTACTTCAACCAAGAGGTAAGAagtcccttaagttggttttgtcacttaagatttgatgattgatagttgaaatatggatttatgagctttgtgttgtgttagtagaatatataagggtataactaggtggatggatttcaagtatgagacgtgaagtatatccaaaaatgtttataaaaacatacgttgaagaacgtatgctattttggtacacaggttgtcaaaaccttatttttgaaggaaaataccacttttagtgagtgtgtactttacgtgagaaagatgagaaaatggtgtttgaaaagcctgcgggtactgagtgtattttgaaaatcttccatgggctaatgaggtagccaatttcaagtattggactcaaatgagaaatatgtccaaaaagaaatgatttaagaaagaaaactgaaggaaggaaaatgttttcaaaaccttagtttctaaagtaaagttgaggaggaccttgattgacccacgggtggctttaagtgccattgcccagtggtcgttgtgttatattgtatgatcattcatactgcagggcgaagtctattcgtcgttatGTTATATTATATGACTAGTTCATattgcagggcgaagtctattcgccgggtactatataactcgtaggatgaggtattcctatgcgggtgtgcacacttaaagtatagttactccagaagtccgggtaggtgtcgttttaacggacctggctaggccagctaggaatcattttaacgaaccttacgtccaggggatcagcgttagaccgggtgatgaccactgaccccgagttcgatgatccaagtggtcagagagggagttatgagaatactccaaaggcctcacgcttgctaatatgaaactaagggagttttaaagatgaaaaaagggttactctgtaacgaccttgagaaagaaatgattttgtcttaagagACATGTTGATTTTGGTTCACTAATCACTTTTTGTGCAAGTCCTCTTTGTTAATTTATTTGCAGGAGAAAACTCATCAAATGAGtaaaagttacaaaactctcttatacgtgttttgaaaacctttgttgaattttgggtgaccatggattctcttacttagctgtcgtgctaactacacttcaatgtgtttttaacagatgttgtctagtgtgggctcttgtagcccgatgagcgctgAGAGCTCATCTGAGTTTTGTTTCCAGtgttggactatgatgactatgtgCAGTTCCGCCTTGATGATGACCCCTACGCTCCCGGTTACGCTCCTGCTCCTCCTGCTCCGCTCTCTCCGAAGTATACTGTCTAGAACAACTcctttttttgtgtaaatatcttttgtagccttagtatggctaacaagttgtgaacaacttaaactttcatgtttttggacccaatgggtcgatccttgtatatatagtagtagctaACCTAGCTACCTTGCTTTCTTCCCGCTGCAATATATACGTAAAGCttttgtcaagtagaaagtgtgtgaaacagttttccttctttagccgatgcatctagagtggactctttctggatttgattggattcagtctaggtgtggcagtaaccactccggatgtacggtatagccgaggcGGGGTGTTACAATCTCGCTAGGTGGTGAGCAACCACAGTCTTCAAAATACAtaaatgttatatctggagtcggttgttcacaataaaatggccctaggagatgagaaaattgagatgaggaaagccgcttcgctaggttCAAGCACCCATtacactgtcttcgaaaaagcatggagctccatgcgaAGTTGGGTCGCTTGATgatgttaccctaggaagtgagaagaatgagttaccgcccaagccactggcggagagaggcccatgtatctattttcacttacttttacgtTAGGGCTTTGGCGATAAGGGAGGACGATTGgttaggttttgtacatcgttcccactagggggatcagcttaaggccttcgcacaataagaggtgaatgaaattttggactgcatgcttgatattgtgaAAACTACCTAACTGTCCAAGTTGCGACCAACAggggttttgctttgtttgaatattcatagcagtgtatggcacatttttatcattccttgaagatattgtgaaggatttcacatctcctggcagattgtgttttgaatgaataCTAATCATTGTATTGAGCATATCTTTAGCTTggatacttttggcatctaaatgagaaggctttgaatgtataatttgctcgtggacgagcaatctaaagtgtggaaactttgatagacgccaaaagtacctaattatctagaactaattaagttgatttcttgccaaaacaaagtCTTGAAGGATGCAATTATGTGTTTTtgtgctattttactaacaaattgcaaaagagttttgtgtggagtgttttgaaggaTTCCCACAGGATtaaaggctgaaatcaaccaaagaAAGCATTAAGCAATGAAAAGAAGAACCAATCCACACGGGGAcacacaaagaccaaaccggaaacaacaaaagagacGAAAACGGAGAAATTCACGCCCACAAGCACCACCACGcatgtgagctggcgtggaatcattccagtaaccgtccacgccagtccacacgcgtgtgagcaggcgtggacaGGCACCAAAatcctgcgcgatgttttagtatttaagggacatttcagctaggaggagggagtcttttgtcaatttttcacttctcaCTTTAGGTTAGGGTTAGATTGGATTAGGAAGAGGAGGAAGAGCTCCTTGGAGGAGAGaacttggatctccatagcCTTGAGATCCTTTGGGTAACCTCTTTCATTAAAACTTGCTTTCTCTTTGGAACtctcttgcttttcctttttactaaagttatttgctttttatcttggtcttgtaaatatgcttttctatttgaatgagatgatgttgttaaagcctatgaagggctaatccctaggattggggctaggaaggatggagatttgtgttcatgatctaaaattgatgaatgagtttgatttctttggggaatgttgaaattgtgtgtatgttttgtatgatcttgttaagATCGAGGGCCCCGTTCTCTTCAAGAGtgtaggatcatctctttggcgagatatcgcaaagagatgtagcccactacccacatctcccgctctcaatctgagaagatgagatccggagggaattTGTAGagaaagtgtttgataaaattccccaaccaactgaggattgggagcttgagtgtgacgccactcaggacaatgttccaagctccttcaaccataACTCGATGGAAATCAAGCCTCTACCATACGCTtcgaaccaatctccatgacattctagcccccatccgcttttatttacatttacttttcttaaatCTTCTCACCCTTTATACCCTCACTATTTCCTTTCACCAATCTTTACATGTTCAACCTTCGTCTTATCCAAACAACTCAAGATAGGAaaccgtatattctccaatttgccatccatgagagacacgacactcggggagttcatgactcttcgttttaccaccttcacactACCCCACCGTATAACTCACAACCATCACTCATGCTAAACAACAACATCACTACGCCATGGCGGCTTGAATAAAGTGACGATGAAGTTGATGAGGCAGAGCTTCAGGCAGCGTTGGAGGCTTCGAAAAATTATGATAATGTGGTATCTTTCTCTGTTTCCTCTAGTTCTGACACTGTCTCGTTGCCTATTCCAGTTTCGTAATCTTTTGCTTCTTCTTTGCCTAGTACTTTAGTTTGTTCAGATATGCCTAGCTCTTCGTGTGTTACATTTGTGGCTGCTtctctttgtgctttaaatgTGCCTACTGCTGTTAACTCTGATATTGTGCATTTGCCTGCTACGTTATCCTCTGATTTACCTGCTTCTGTGTTATCTGCTAATTCGGTAGTGGCTACTTGCTTTGTTTCTATCTCTGTTCCAGTATGCTCTGTTTCTGGCTCTGCTTCTGACTCTGTTTTAGGAAGGTCTAGGCCCGAGCAAGTCACAACTCTTGATGCTTCTACGTTCAATATACGTGATATTGCATTATATGTTGACTTCTCTGCTGCATTCGGTGTCTCAAAATCTAATGATTCTGTTCCGGTCACTGTTTCTACATGTCCTTTATCTGTGTCTGAGTCAGTCACTGTTCCAGCTTCATCTGGTCCAGTTCCGTTGTCGGCCAGCACTACCGAATTACTATCTGATTTAATCTCAAAATTGCATGTACCTTGCTCTGCTATGCCTGTGTCTGTGCCTCTTATACAGGTTCCTCTTGAACAATCAACTCAAAAAGCCAAAAAGAAAGCTTCTGGAAAAAGGAAACTTGATGATACAAGTGATGTGATCATTGTTGGTGAAAAGACGAAAGGAAAAAAGGCAATGACTACTCCTACTCCAAGAATGGCTCGGTCCAACACTGCCTCCGGTTCTACTGATGCTGCTGCCTCTGTTAGCCCCATTATCAACCCCGTCTCACTGCCCGCAAATATCAAGATTGAGAAGTTCAAGCCGATTTTGTGTGATTCATCCTTGATTAGAGAGTGGACTACTCATAGCTCTCGTGGTGTCTTGCTTCAGAAAGAGATTGATGTAGATGATATTATGCGAAATTGCAATATCATTCCTTTGTTGAAAGATCAAGATCTGCTTCAGACTGTCCAGAATGTGGGTCCCTGTTCTAAATGGTTAACTGCTGAATTCTACTCCAATCTATCCAGTGAATCCACATCTCAAGAGTCTACACTGTTTCACAAGGCATATGTTCGTGGCAAATGGTATGATTTTAGTCCGGACATCATCAACAAgtttgatatctactattttgtacaataattcaccgcttattttagttgtatttcccttatcctagtgaaattgggaattgtttgtgtgttatattgtccaagtattgaattatctacaagaaacaacaaaggaagaattttggagcattttggacaagttctgaaagaaaagggaattacaaggaagaaaggaaacaagaatacaaattggaaaagaattggaagttgcctaatgggccaaggcccatctatctcctatatattctacctattctctacaataaAAGggggttcccttacagagttctgaaccctagttagttttagattattttcccttctctttatattttactagcatagtttagattagttttatattagattattttaatttcaagcttggagtctcggattgaagttggatttgttcttcatcggtaaagttctcttattcctttatttactttcttctcagatttcttgctatgtttatggttatttattattgctttgttttatttacttttatgatgcatgagtagttagtttttgggtttggattagggtcctattgctattcttgatgctagatttataattattgcataaagggataatTTATTGACCTAGGATTTatgtttgagttggattatattttcttcttattgataattgatgcgcaacttttattgatttgttttggagaggatttcatcacaacgaaagttgggtgaaagactcagcctaaccaatttcaacccaatttttcctactatgagaataggggtaatttgggggcttataatgcttttgtgtttaagg contains the following coding sequences:
- the LOC116003929 gene encoding uncharacterized protein LOC116003929 — translated: MVTKGIVLGHKISKKGIEVDRAKTAIIETLPPPHNVTSLRSFLGHVRFYRRFIKDFSKIARPLTKLLEKDAIFELNKDAMKAFQDLKNAMVIIHTDHAAIRFLMSKPEAKPRLIRWILLLQEFDVTIVDRKGVENSAADHLSRLDNEKGQDTTGEVNEYFPEEKLMDFAGPFPDSKGFKYILIVVDYVSMWVEAEALRNNDARSVTRFLKKLFTRFGVPQIVISDRGTHFRNVPMRRLLQKQGIQHPGGVPYHPQTTGQVENANRDIKVILEKTVTRHRKDWADKLSYALWAFWTAYKTPIGTTPYRLERMFQLNELEEWRLLADETSRSYKERSKFYHGMHIKKNKEFTERDKVLLFNSRLRLFPGKLKSRWTGPYIVTKVFSYGTLEIMHPEKGTFKVNGRQVKKYYGMQNA